The window GATTTACCTAAACATGAAAATCTTTATATAACAAAGTATGTGAACCATGAAGCTGTTTTGCCATATTGTAAATTGGGAGTTTTTCATGGTGGAGCTGGAACACTGGCTGCTATGTTAAGGCATAATCTGCCGGTTATCATTATTTCATTTTATACTGATCAGCCAACTTGGGGTAAAATAGTTGTCAGGAAAAAATTAGGCGTGCACATTCCGGTAAAGACTTTAACATCTGAAAAGTTTATTACTGCTATCAAAAAAGTACAAACGGAGGAAATACGAAGTCATGTTACTGAGATGGGGCAAAAAATCAATTTGGAGAATGGGCTTGATAATGCTATTAATGAACTCGAATGCTATTTTAAAATTAGTAGTACATGAGGTTAATTGTCGCGGCAGGGTTTTGCTTAAAACAGATTCTGGCCTTAGTTGGTCGCCCGACCAACTAAAATTGTATATCAACGGTAGGCAGTAATATTTCCTTAGGCAGCAGTCTGCAACTTTCTAAAAACCTGTTATAATTCTGTTTATTTGAATACAATTGCGTCAATGAGATTAAATTACTATTCAAATTGCGCAATTTGAATCTACGCCTTATTAGGACCTTACGGTTGGTGTTAACTTTCTATAGAAGCTTCTATCTCGCCACATGGCTGATAACAGCTTGTTGCGCATCTATTTTCTGGAAATATGGATTATCAACGATTGCTGCAATATGCTGGTTTAAGTTGCTTACATCAGGCCTGGTATATTATTTCATCAATCTTTACCAACATAAGCAACTCTATTATTACAGAAACGTGGGCCTATCTAAAGTTGTTTTATGGGGTTTCTCTTTTTCGGTTGATTTGCTGATTTTTATTCTCTCACTGATATTAATCCATCAGCTCAAATGAAATATCAACTGGAAGCAGACGGTATCATGCTGGATTTTGGTGCGAGAAGGATTCTGGCTGATGTGTACATGAAGTGCGAAACAGGTAAGATTACCGGTTTATTGGGCAGAAACGGTCAGGGTAAGACCTGCTTGATGAACATCATTTATGGTACCCTTCCTGCATTAAGCAAATCGGTTCGATTGAACGGTAAACCTATATATGATGCTTTTAAGCGTCCTAATTTATTAACGTATCTGCCTCAGTTCCATTTTATACCGGGGTTCTTAACCTTACAAAGAGTGTTTACTGATTTCACTTTGGATTATGCCACATTCTGCGAACATTTCCCTGAATTCAAACAGCCTATTCATACGCGGATTAGTGATTTGTCTGGCGGACAAAGACGATTGATAGAAGTGTACGTGGTATTGATGTCTCCATCACATTTCTCCATGTTGGATGAGCCATTTTCTCAGCTAATGCCATTATATATTGAGCGTTTGCAAGTGTTATTGCAGAAAGAAAAAGAGCGGAAAGGTTTCTTGATATCCGATCATTTGTTTCAACAAGTAACCGATATAGCCGATCAGGTTTATTTGTTATCAAATGGTAAAACGCACCTTATTAAAGAGCTGAGTGATTTAGATCGGCTACAATATGCTAAGATTTATTAACGCACTTCTAGCCTTTGTAGGTCGCCCGACCAGCAAAAAGTACATATTAATCTGATTCAATTATATACAAGCAATATGCAGAACAATCAGTCAGCTGCGTATCTTCATGCAAACACGCTGTGTTTTAGAGAAAACAAAATACACACCATTGAGCAGTGAAATAGTCAATCATGAGGTTATAGCGCATTTCAGGAAATATATTCCGGTTAGTGACGCATTAAAGGCAGAGTTGGATAAGCGGCTTTCCTTTGCTGAATATAAAAAGGGTGATTTGTTGCATGATGCCAGAAATATCTGCAAACAGAGCTTTTTTATACAGAAGGGCTTGGTACGTGTATACTTTCTGAAAGATGAAAAAGAGGTATCTGAGTATTTCAGCGCTGAGCATGAATGGGTAAATTCACCCAGAAGCTTTATGCAGCAACAAAAGGATATCTATTTCATTGATGCCATTGAGCCAACAGCGTGTGCTTGTCTGCATGTGGATGATCTTGTGTATTTGTTCAATCATTTTATTGAGATGGAACGTTATGCAAGACTTTCCATGGGTTCAGCTTTTGGGCATTTTATGGAGCGCATTACTTCCATGCGCTTTAGCACAGCCAAAGAGAAATACCAGCATTTTTGTACAACCTATCATGATATTCATCACCGCATTCCACTTGGTATGGTAGCTTCTTATCTGGGCATCGCTCAGGAAACCTTAAGCAGGTTAAGAGCGGAACAATGATTTTTTGATCTGGGTCAAAAATTTCGGAGAAGTGTAATTGCATATTTGCATAAATCATCACTGCTATGCAAGCAAAGCATGTAGCCATTTTTATTATTTGTCTTTTCCTTTCTATTAAACAGTTTGCTCAGATTACACTTTCAACACCCAATGTGGAAGCAGTCTTGTATCTGGGTGAGGGGCGTAAACAACCACTTATTGTTGGGCTTGGCGGATCAGAGGGTGGTAATGCATGGGCCAGTGACTATTGGAAAAAGACAAGAGATCAGATTATCAGCAAGGGCTATGCATTTCTTGCACTTGGCTATTTCCGTGGAAAAGGAACGCCGGCTATTTTGGAGAAAATTGCTATCGAAGATGTGTACAATGCCATCCGATTAGCTGCCCGGCAAAAAGGTGTAAACGGTAAGCGTATTGCGATTATCGGAGGATCGAGAGGGGCCGATCTAGCATTGTTATTAGGCAGCTATTATCCAGATATCAACTGTGTAATCAGTATTGTAGGCAGTAATGCAGTTTTTCCCGGCAATACAATTCATTTTTCAAGTTCCTGCTGGACTTACGAGCAAAAGCAATTGCCTTTTCTGCCGGTAAATGATGCGGCTGTGCCCTTTTTGATGAAACGCAATTTGCGCGGAGCTTTTGAGGAAATGCTGAAAGACAGTGTTGCGTTGGCCAAAGCTGCAATTCCGGTAGAAAAGATCAAGGGGCCTATTTTGTTCATGTCTGCAACCAAGGATGAGGTTTGTCCATCCACACCCATGGCTGAGTCAATGATGGAGCGGCTAGGTCAAAGCCAATTCAAATATCCCCATTTGCATAAAGCAGTGGAGGGCGGTCATGCGGCGCCGCTGAAGCATTTTGATGAAGTCATTCGTTTTCTGGATATATATTTCCTAAGATAGGTATTAAGCTTGTTTCTATTCACCTGCTATACTTCGACTCACAGCTTCTTACGCTTATGAAAACTGCTTGGTATTTCAAGTGATAAAATAACTTTTGCCCTTTTTTGTCCCCGCAGGGTCTTCCGTATAGGAGACCCTGTGGTATTTTAGCGGTGAGGACACCATAGCATGGAGCATGGTATTTGTTGGTCAGGCGACCAACAAAGGCAAGAAATGGAAATCTTTTGTAAATTGACACATCAACCAAGCTGACTATCTGCTGCATCTTATTTATTCGTGCATAATGCTGCGCATTGTTGGCTAAATTGCTAATCACCCTTCATGGAATCAAATCATCAAGAGGAAAAGTTGAACAGTTTGGATGGAGAACCTATGTCTGAGACTGTATTAACTGAGCCTACTCAAGAACCACAATCACCTGAACCAATGGAAGTACATCATCACGCCCACCACGATCATGGTAAGAAAAACTGGAAAACTTATTTCTGGGAGTTTTTTATGTTGTTTCTAGCTGTGTTCTGTGGTTTTCTGGCGGAGAACTTTAGAGAGCATTATGTTGAAGAGCAAAGGGTTGAGCGGCAGCTAAATATAATGGTGGACAATCTCCGATATGATACCACAAGAATAGGGCGAAATCAAATGGCTAACCGTTTTGGAATCACTGTATTAGATTCTTTGCGTAAAGAAGTTATGTTGATTATTCAAGGAAAAAAGGAGTATTCAAATTTCTACAGATTGAGGGAAGGATTAAATGTGTACGGAGAACCACGATTTAACTCTTCTGCATATACACAGCTAACTACAACTGGCTTACTTCGCTTAGTGAAAAATGATTCGTTGATTATTCAAGTCAACGACTATTATGAGCGAGTAACTTATATGGTTAAATCAGCTGTGGAGGCAGCAAATCTAACAAGCGCTAAGGTTAATGAGCAGTTTAATATGCTTGCTGATCAAACTTCTTTTAATGAATTGATTAGCGCTTTTCGTGCAAGTTATCCTCCTCTTCAGGATACGGCTTTTGATCGATTAAAAGAAAAAGTATTCGCTACAGCTCAATTACGTCTAGTTAATAGTAGTCCTACTGAATTACATAAACTATATAATGATTTGGTACAACTTGAGGTGGCGGTTAAAATATTAGAATCCAGAATGGATTATGCGAAGTCGTCTGCCG is drawn from Chitinophagales bacterium and contains these coding sequences:
- a CDS encoding ATP-binding cassette domain-containing protein produces the protein MKYQLEADGIMLDFGARRILADVYMKCETGKITGLLGRNGQGKTCLMNIIYGTLPALSKSVRLNGKPIYDAFKRPNLLTYLPQFHFIPGFLTLQRVFTDFTLDYATFCEHFPEFKQPIHTRISDLSGGQRRLIEVYVVLMSPSHFSMLDEPFSQLMPLYIERLQVLLQKEKERKGFLISDHLFQQVTDIADQVYLLSNGKTHLIKELSDLDRLQYAKIY
- a CDS encoding Crp/Fnr family transcriptional regulator; this encodes MQTRCVLEKTKYTPLSSEIVNHEVIAHFRKYIPVSDALKAELDKRLSFAEYKKGDLLHDARNICKQSFFIQKGLVRVYFLKDEKEVSEYFSAEHEWVNSPRSFMQQQKDIYFIDAIEPTACACLHVDDLVYLFNHFIEMERYARLSMGSAFGHFMERITSMRFSTAKEKYQHFCTTYHDIHHRIPLGMVASYLGIAQETLSRLRAEQ